Within the Rosa rugosa chromosome 2, drRosRugo1.1, whole genome shotgun sequence genome, the region TAGGAAAGAGGGCAGGGCTAACACCCACACATCCTCTCCAAAGAAATTGAAGGGTGGTCCTATCTTGACTTTCAATGATGAGCAAAGAGGCTTAAGTTTTCAACCAAAGACAGTCAAGCTTCCATAATTCAGTTCAAGGTTTATTGtaaaattattagggcttatGGAGACTCTATGAGGCAGTATGGTTCTAGCTCCAGTACAAACTGAAGTTCAAGCTCTTAATAAGAAGTGTGGGCACCCTTTGGAAGCCAAAAATAAATAAGGCACAGAAGGAACAAAAGGCTCCTCGCCTTGTACGTTTGTGTCTCCTCACCCTACTCCTAAGGGCAAGGAGAAGCTTAATATTTAATTTCCTAAGTTTGTGTTTACTTACATACTAGAGGGGGGGACTTAGAGTACGTACGGACGTGCACTTACACCAACATGAAGTCATGAATGGATGACTTGATTACAGTAAAtgcactttttgtttattaaaaaacaGGTTGAATATAAATATCAAGGATTGATAtcgtaataccccgaaaattcgttattaattcctaaatgcttcgggaattaatttagtggttgtTGGTACGATTATGtggttcgtggatggagcggaagtgttttggACGAATTTTTACTCggaaagtatggttttagggcgGCACAAAGGTTtaatttttatacgttgggcttctctgaaaacttccttcacaaaagtcgtagagcgcgtcgatacgagttcgtggacatgtggaacgcggaaatcggagttcgtatgagaaagttatgagcgattgaaaatttgggaaatatctataaatatgagaaattccggaatttttcattaaatcccaaaatttctcattttctcattttctcccccagattctctctcctttctcccAAGCCCAGTTCTGGGCGTCCCTTTGTCGGCTTCGTTCTCACTCCACTggccaccaatcctcaccaTCTTCTTCCCTCGGCTTCGCCTTGATCTTGCGCAGCTGCTAGTGGTAGTCTTGCGCCATCTCGTGGCCTGTACGCGGCGGAGGAAGCCAAACCCGATCCGAGTCCGATTTGAGGTCAACACCGATATCTCACTATTCCGGCCACCATTCTTTGTGATTCTTGGCCTATTGAACTCGCATCAGGGTGCTGATCATGCTCcaagaaggatcgcacctggagtgatctATTTCatgttgatcggagcttcgccggtttctggacaATTTCAGGCCACCCGTGACTGTTTTTGGAAATTTTCGACCTTTTCCCGTTATTTTATGAcctcgagctagttatgaaaaatgTTCAGCATGTTGAGACGAAGAATTGCAGCCTAGTTTCACCTCCATTGGCGGTGGTTGACGGCGGCTCTGCCTCCGTCCCCGGAAGCCGTTTCCGGCCACAATCGGAACagtttttgtttctcttttaaATCTACACATTGATACGATCGTATTGATGTACAAtgcataatttttggagatggtatgtgtcacgcccctgattttttacacaaataaaaatcgatatataaccccataattatacatgcgtgatcgttcagtcatcaatacgaAATACATGGAGACATCTTCCCTTTAAATcaagtacatattgatgccctgaacctacAATTCCAATATTGACCCACTCCAtggagtcatatattacataagcttacgaattaaattgccaacaacaagataaaacgtaaatgcttctcagagctcactacaagcggaagtcttaataacggtaaagtcacaaaatggCTTCCTACCATAAAGCTGCAATTGGTGCCACCTCAGCatcagccacgattttcctgacctgcatgattaacccctacaccgtttgaatggtgcaccgggttgccacacaacaaacccggtaagcttttgcaagcccgtatgagtaaactcaaagccacaaagcaaaacacatttctgaagtcacctcaacctaaacacgATATGCACATAGCTCACACCTACggccatcaattccataatcttccatatcgTGCCTACATAAGTCAACTGGTGACTAAAGCCTCATGCTCAGATCTTTAATcctagcatccaattacacaaatttcggtcaaacaagacttcctcaagcaatgtttgacGTCATCCTAACGCCTTATGGCGAATTCCAGAATCACACTCATTCCCTCCCCACtggaagcctttgtcatcaacatgacatcaaaggtgaaaagcaatgaatcaccttcctatcctcaccacagagtactattcgtcaccactatggccCTTATGATAAATCAAATCATCAATCAATGAAATCAAGAAAgaaacaaggcaatcacaattcaagtagcaagcaaaacaattcatagtaacccctgcatataatttagttcaggaggtcacaCTAAGTCAAGCAATTTAAGTCAAAGTAGTCATCGTAGGTAATCCCGACTATCACAGCAGTCTTCTCGATTATTGTTaccttaataacaattcagctccgctaccgagcagtcatcacactgatcatcgcACAGATTCCACCGGTCATCACATAGATACTCctcatcctactgatcatcacacagattctgagggtcatcacacagatttcaatagtccagctgatcatcacacagatttcaccggtcatcactcagatagccatcatccagcgagtcatcacacagattccacCAGTCATCACAGAGATAGTATTCATCACATTGATTTCAatgattcattacacaaatattcctacacaagcttcacataacaatcatcacaaagattcaataCTTAATTTCACTATTTCCAACGATACTGAACCGAGTACGTCCTATGTTGCCCATATCACAACAAttgcaccaatacatatatatatttcacgtaaatatatatatgcgtagtcatccactcaggatgccactaataccaactatagtcatgGTTAAactaataactccaagacaatatggtaattatgctcatAACACATATCGCGAGATTTACTCACCatgaaactcccgctgcgtcttcaatacagaacaaagcagccaaaccacCCAAATTAACTGTCCAAAGAATACCTCGTCACGTACCTAAGGAATTACAGctctgattcagttaacgaatcacaaagaataacgttcgaaaccctaaatcgaaccaaaattcccaaagtgacgccaattaaggcgaaaccacatccgagaccacccaatgtctctggaatacttccacgatcgatatgtccaaaccacaagtcgatcgaatgctcggatcctcacggatctaATAAATTCACTGATATGAaacggtaaaaatcataacaattccattcgaactccaaaatttgcatattatatatctaaacgctcgtatcaacgagtagaacatatataataccaaaaacagttCCCTACATGGCCAAAAAGCCAccagaacgccgccacaggcggtggcgcaccgccgctggccaaaactcattatttgccaaaactcccaacatcaaaaagtttcatctaagcatgcttgtgaattttcataactagctcgaagtcagaaaacaagcataaatggtcgaaaactacctcacaagccgtggattactgttcaatccgagttgaacaaagtttcacgtgaatcgatccaaacaaccaccaaggatcgatcaaggaggctgctctgagctccccaAGCTCGGTTTGAAGCCtcgccgacgtcggagatcggagaaccgatcgggtcGTAAATCACCTAACTACCCCGCCTTACTGCGCCGTACACGGTGGATATCGTCGCTAGAGAataccacagggaggagcgcacggaggaggcgaactgaTCTGGGCTCGTCTGGTGGTCTACCGTCGCCGGAAAATCCTGGTCGGATCACctggtgaggagagagaacggagagtttcagatttccggaaatggaaagggagaaaaatgaaaatagtaacttTCCCGAAAGGGAAACTCCTATATATAGTAACTTTCCAAATTTTCCaacgcttataactttctcatacgaactccgattctcgcgttccacatgtccacgaactcgtattgacgcgctctacaactttcgtaaaggaagttttcggagaatctcaacatatcaaaagtcaacctttgcgccACCCCTAAAGTCATATTTTCCGAATGAAAATtaatccgaaacacttccgctccgtccatgagccacgaaaccgtccaataaacataaaattaattccggaaaatcctcggaaaataattacgaatttccggggtatcaCAGTATGATTCAGTtgtgaattttacgatttcgatcgtttgGTTCTTGATTCGTGAGGATCGGGCCATCCGAtcaacttgtagttttgatatattgatcgtagGACTGTTCCGGAGACTTGGGTGGTCTCCGATGGGGTTTAGTTTCAATTGACGTATCTTTCGGTTTATAGTTCACGTGTTTCGAACTTTAAAAtgattgtgtgctttgtgtggTATTgaatgtgaccttgatgtgattaggtgattgacggaattgtgtgagcggagtcTAGAtaattttgtgcttgtcttggtttgtgtgaagacgcagcaggaattggaggtgagtaaatgtCACAGagtttcggttgataaattagttatgttttaatttagtagatttaattgttagcatgcaaaatcgtatttatcaaaataaattatttattttaaaatatatgaactcgattgactacggttcatagggctacggctcacaggtaagaaaatgaatttaagtataaaatgaatttctcggtttttgGTGCGTgcgaactatagttggtattagtaggcattcctgagtggatgactacgtgtatatatatatatatatatatatatatatatatatatatatatatatatatatatatatatatatatatacagcggttctccactgcggacgtccgcagtttttcGATCCGTacagatttccagttttgatccacttttcgatcacattttcacatcttaaccgttcagtttttaggtcctaatgtatagatcacatctgcaaaatttcagcaaatttggtgatcattaaggcattcaaaactgcaaattacaacaatatatacgaacggttccggttcgacagatttggttcattcgtgtaaattgcagttttgaatgccttaacgatcaccaaattggctgaaattttgcagaggtgatctatacattaggacctaaaaactgaacggttaagatgtgaatttgtgatcgaaaagtggggaaaaacacaaaatccgtacgtttttgcttaggtgcggatatccgcacctgagcaagattatataaatatatatatatatatatatatatatatatatatatttatgtggaatatatatgttgatggcgtGACATTGTGATATGCGTATGAATTGTTGATTTTATTGTGAGAAAGAGTATTTGAGTTTTGgagtaacattttgggtcaCGTAGGACTTGTAAATATTTTCGGTCTATGGATCTAGTGTCAAGGTAGTGACGGAGGCGAGGatatcggatgccataaccctgacgggtgatgggctacgattgaggTGAGTgtatcggatgccataaccctaggcgggtgacgggctacgattgaggTGATGCATGTTACATTTGAGAGGTAACGATGTTAAGTTTTGAAACGTGTTATTTTGTGAGATTGTGTATTTGGAGTTGAAGGGTGAATTCTTGGTTTTAGCGTGAGTGGttgatttctttaattaatttcctttttcatttctattgtttgatttctttatttctttttctttttctcttctattgttgatttttaagtaatctcctgaactaagctatatgcagggattactataatttctattgattgattttaatgtaggctcctgaactaaaatacacgcagggattactatgattttgagttgtgtgattttaggttatctcctgaactaattttctatgcagggattactaatttttacctagtgtgattgtatgtttggttgtgttttgcggagttaaatgttgttgctttaatttatctcacgagttgagaaattataagcatgcgtgacgtgagtcattttaattgagtttactcacacgagcttgcaaaagcttaccgggtttgttgtttcaacctggtgcactattctatagtgtagggtttattgtgcaggttagaatatcgattaatcgtcgtcgaagctgaggtgtacgttcggtagcgtggacgtcgaatggtactcttagttttaagtattccgttgtgtagtgagttgtggtgggtgtgtttacttattgaattgtcattcaatttaatttgtaaactatctgtaatgtaatatgtgactctaaagaacgagtcggtatgtacattgtgagctcagttgtttagttgcttaatttatttgaaaaaaaatttctgtgtggttttcttgtgcttgttaagttatcgcgtttcagatttgaatttatttattcaaaattcggggtgtgacagatatcatcttataagtgttgggttaCTGATACCATCGATGCATAGAAGAATTTCCAACATACTGTGATATGTTTTTTAGCACTGAATTAAATGAGTTTTTTGGAGCACCACAATTAAGTGCATTGACGAATGAATTCTCacataaaatttttattttgtgttagAATGTTGTGCATAGTACTATAAGCTTACTGAATAAGTGACATTTAATGTAACAGTGGATTATACTAGTTTTCCTAATTGCTCGGATTGGGAGCAGAAAAAGTATTTATGTGTCGTTTTGACTTTTGAATGAATAGTATGACTCATTTACTAAAAAACAAGAGATGATGCCCAATAAATATTTGTTAAATAATAAGTTACCGGCAAATAATGTCAACATGAAAAATTGACTCATCTGAAGTTTTTTTGAAAAAAGATGACCTAATCAGTAACTTTTTTCTTGTTTACACTGATCGGGTAGATTTTAGTTGTAGTTGTAACAACTTTTCgtagaagaaaaagaacaaggACTCCTCGTGTGATTGATTTGTAGAGTGATTAAAGAATGCAATTAAAATAAAAGAGTGATTTGCTTTTTAGGTAACGAGTGATCTTACTGTTCCCCTCTTTCTAGTCActttaaaaaatattttgaatCGGAATTGGCCTTGTTTTCTACTCCGGAACTAAATTGAACCCGTTCTCCCACTTTGTCTCTTTCTGTAAAGACACCAACACCTTTGAAATTAATAATGAACGAGAGAGAAGTAGTGGGACACTGTTTGAGAGTGAGTTTACTGTTTACTCTCCCAAGGCTGCAACTTCTGCACCGTCACCTTTCATCAATGTACGTATTATGTTGATGTTGTGGTTCTAAATATCCAACAGGGGAGCGTCACCTTCGAATTGATTTGATactcctttcttcttcatcttcgtctTCATCAATCATCTTCAGAGTTCAAAGCCAACAGTACCCAACTCGTACTGTTTTGTTTTGCTTTATAGTCTCTGTTTTACAGCCTTGTGACAATGATTATACTAAATTAATCTACCCACCCATTATTGCTTCTTTTTATAACAACACACACTCACTCTCTCTacttcttccttttctcttttcatctctctgtttctctcagTTACCAGTAGTACTGGGTTTCTCTGCTTGCCTCCCATGGATTCATACGAAGCTACCAAGATCGTTTTCTCAAGGATCCAGAGCTTGGATTCAGAAAATGCATCAAAAATCATGGGGTACCTTTTGATTCAAGACCAGGGTGAGAAGGAGATGATACGCTTGGCATTTGGACCGGAGACTCTGCTTCACAATCTCATCATCAATGCCAAAACCCAACTGGGTCTTGTTCACTCCAAGACTCCATCTTTCAACCCCATTTCCAGGCCCAACCCACTTTCTCTTTCATCTTCTCCAACCTCAAATCTTTGGAGCCTCAGCAACCCCATTAGTCCCAGCTCCACTTGTTCACCTACTTATGCCAATGTTGTTAGCAAAAACACTAACCTTGCTTCTGGGTCTTTATCGCCATCCATCAATGACTCTTCTAGTGCTACTGAGCTTGTTGACAACTTCCAGTTTTCTTTCCTCAATGATCCGAAGACGGACGAGGAGTTTTTCGATGGAGGCCCTGAAGGTGTTTACGGTAATTCCTCGATGAACAAGCAGAGCTACTCTGCTCACTGCGGGTGTGCTTTTGGTTCTGAAGATGTGAATTCCGGGCTCGGATGGAAAACATGTTCGTATTTTGCAAGAGGGTTCTGTAAAAATGGAAGTAGTTGCCGTTTTCTCCACAGTGATGGCTTGCCTGGAAATGTCAGTATGCTTGAGCAGTGTGAAGACTTGCTCAGATCCAATGCTGCTGCCCAGCAACACAAACTTGCTGCAGTGTCACAGTTCATGTCCAACGGTTCTTCTTTGCCTTACAACAGGTGTCTCAACTTTCTTATGCAACAACCAAATGACACCCAAAGGTATATTCGTACTTGTAATTAAAGACCTTTAGTTTTGGATTGGAGTTTGGTTTTGGGATTGGTGATGAATTATGATGCCATTTTGATGTGTTTCAGGTCATTGATGATGGGAGAAGACCTTCACAAGTTTGGGAGATACCAACATGAGAGAAATGATATTTCGAGTTTGGGTGGAAATGTAATTCCCTGTTCAAGGCAGATCTACTTGACATTCCCAGCTGATAGTACATTTAGAGAAGAAGATGTCTCTAATTATTTCAAGTaagtaattattattttttagctTTTTCTTCTAGAAATCAAGTTAATGAAGGTGTTACATTATAGAACTTCACTGAAATATAGCATAATTTTGTGGCTTTTGAAGCATGTTTGGACCTGTGCAAGATGTGAGGATTCCATACCAGCAGAAGAGAATGTTTGGGTTCGTTACATTTGTATATTCAGAAACTGTGAGGATCATTTTGGCCAAAGGGAACCCTCATTTTGTATGTGATTCTCGGGTGCTTGTGAAGCCTTATAAGGAGAAGGGGAAAATACCAGACAAGTACTAGACAATTACAAACTCTTcagctttgttttattttaccAATTCTGGCCTCCTCCCACATTGTAatttaaatttctttggattatACAATTTCAGGAAGGTACACCAACATTTGGAGAGGGGAGACTATTCTCTGTGTTCAAGCCTATCTGGGCTTGATTCTAGGGAGCCTTATGACTTCAATCTTGGTAAGAAAACAGGCTCTCTTAGTCTCTTTGCTTCCGTCAATGGTGCAGACTAGGAACTCCCTGTGAATTGAGGATTTAATTTGGAACTCCCTTTAGATTGAGGACTTGTTTTGATGTTTTTGCAGGATCAAGAATGTATTACAGTACCCAAGAGATGCTGTTGCGAAGGAAATTAGAGGACCAAGCGAACTTGGAGCAAGCTATTGAACTCCAAGAAAGAAGACTTATGAATATGCAACTTCTAGGCATCAAGAATAACAATCATCATCAGTACTATCAAGGTCTATCAGAAGGGTCTCCATTTCCCTCCCCAAAGTTATCACATACACCTAAAAATCAACCCCTCACAGATGTCTCAGAAGGTTAGCTAATCTTATGCTCTAGAGCTCTTGATACATTAATTAGTTAAGTTACTGGTAGTTAATTCATTTCTATTTTGTGACATTGTGCTAGCCTCAGTCATTTCCCAAAGTTATGCTTTAGATGGTGAACAACAAGAAGAGGAGAAGAGTGGCAAGGACCAATCCAATGCTGAAGAGTGTGACCTCCATCAAAGGTATTCAACTTGTATATAGTTGCAGCACTATACATatatgaatataattttttctcaGTGTCCACAGtgcatccatatatatatgtatatatattctctaTTAATGAatgttattttgttttgaaCAACAACAGTGTGGAGCACATTCTCCCTGATAACCTGTTTGCTTCACCAGCAGTAGCTGGAGACCACATAAATGTCTTCTCAACTGCTTCTGCACCATTCAATGAAAGCACCTCAgcaatatcttcttcttcttctaatagcAATAGCAATagcaataataataataatttactGCCAACCACTTCTACTTCTACTTCTACGTCCAATGCAACTTCCCCAAAATCTGTTCTCTCGAGCTCAGGTACTGCTTActtctttccttgtatgacaaGCAAAACACACGCGCAATAGAGTCATTACTTCGTAGTTACTATTGTAGTTCATTGTCAACATAAACTATTAATTGTGGACTTTATAGGTTTTCTTTTGGGTATGGAACCACTGGAATGCAACTAAGAAAGTTGAGCATGGCCAGCAATGGGGTAACTTGACTTTTTGCTAGGGTAAGTTTTACCTTTCTCTCAAGAAAAAGCATATCAATTTTTGGGTCAAAGGGAATGATCATTACTGATgctatttccttttttttttttttttttgttgggtttcTTAAATGCAGAAACAATTGGGGAGCCAAAAAATCATACCCTCATCAAAGAAACTCGTTGGACAAGATCTAA harbors:
- the LOC133734184 gene encoding zinc finger CCCH domain-containing protein 46-like: MDSYEATKIVFSRIQSLDSENASKIMGYLLIQDQGEKEMIRLAFGPETLLHNLIINAKTQLGLVHSKTPSFNPISRPNPLSLSSSPTSNLWSLSNPISPSSTCSPTYANVVSKNTNLASGSLSPSINDSSSATELVDNFQFSFLNDPKTDEEFFDGGPEGVYGNSSMNKQSYSAHCGCAFGSEDVNSGLGWKTCSYFARGFCKNGSSCRFLHSDGLPGNVSMLEQCEDLLRSNAAAQQHKLAAVSQFMSNGSSLPYNRCLNFLMQQPNDTQRSLMMGEDLHKFGRYQHERNDISSLGGNVIPCSRQIYLTFPADSTFREEDVSNYFNMFGPVQDVRIPYQQKRMFGFVTFVYSETVRIILAKGNPHFVCDSRVLVKPYKEKGKIPDKKVHQHLERGDYSLCSSLSGLDSREPYDFNLGSRMYYSTQEMLLRRKLEDQANLEQAIELQERRLMNMQLLGIKNNNHHQYYQGLSEGSPFPSPKLSHTPKNQPLTDVSEASVISQSYALDGEQQEEEKSGKDQSNAEECDLHQSVEHILPDNLFASPAVAGDHINVFSTASAPFNESTSAISSSSSNSNSNSNNNNNLLPTTSTSTSTSNATSPKSVLSSSGFLLGMEPLECN